The Bacteroidia bacterium genomic interval TATAGTCTGTGACATGCATGTCCGGAGGAGTAGGTTGCATCAACCAGTCGAGTTCCAGAAGGACATATTCGGCTTTGGGAACATCCGATTTCAGGTATTCTTCATAAAAATGATAAGTGAGGGGAGCAAAGGTTCCGGCTAGTCCGCAATTGAAGGATTTTGCAGGATAAGTTTCGCTCATCAACTCGTCCATCAGATTGGGATCCATATGACACATCACCCGACTGGAACCCAATGCTATAATGTTGTAGGGTGCACTCTTTTCCAGGTGATCCATTCGAGCATGCATGTATTCATGTCCCCAGTGAAAATCTCTTTGAGATTCCAGTACAGAAGTCAGGCCCATCTGAACCAGACTAAGTATAAGAAGAAAGAGCACACATTTTCCTAAAAACTTGATCATATCTCTTCAATTTGCTCTAACTAGAACTGGAAATAGATGAATTGTTGCTGATTAAACTCTCCGAAATTCAGGATGATACTTACCAGCATCACATAGACGGCCCAGCGGACAAAAAGAGGTTGAATAGAAATCCAGGTCCCCATAGATCGTTTTTCCTGAAAAACCTGTACTGTCAATAATAAACCTATGGCCAGGAAGGAAAGTACGATTTCAAATCTATGTTCAGGTCTGAATATCCATCCAATATCGCCAGGTACCCAGACGAATAAATTCTGAATCAACAGCAAGGCATCCGAAAGGGAGTTGGCTCTGAAGAATATCCAGGCGAAGCACACCAATGCAAAGGTGATACTCAGACTGAAGGCATCCTTCACAATTTTGGGAAGGGGATTGCTCAGTTCCTTCTCTTTCATATATCCTTTTGAGAAATTTTCTACTATGAGGTAGAAACCATGCAAGGCTCCCCAGATCACAAAGGTCCAGTTGGCACCATGCCAGAGTCCACTGATCAGAAAGGTCATGAAAAGATTATAGTACCAACGCCACTTTACCACTCGATTTCCCCCTAAAGGAATATAGACATAGTCCCTGAACCAGGTTGAAAGGGAGATATGCCATCTGCGCCAAAATTCTCCGATGGAGCGTGAGAAATAAGGCCGCTCAAAATTCTTCATCAAATCAAAGCCCAACATACGAGCCACACCAATAGCTATATCTGAATAGCCGGAAAAGTCGCAGTAGATCTGGAAAGCAAAAAAGAAGGTTGCCAAAGCCACCGAGAGTCCATGAAAATTTTCCGGACTATTGTAGATCATATTTACGAAAAAGGCGAGGCGGTCTGCGATCACGACTTTTTTGAAAAGTCCCCAGGCTGCCAACCTCATGCCACTCATCACCCGATCATAATCAAAGCTTTTTTTCTCCCGAAACTGGGGAAGCAGATTGCCGGATCGTTCGATAGGACCTGCGACCAATTGGGGAAAGAAAGAAACAAAGAGGGCAAATCTGCCCAGATGTTTTTCCGGATCAATCTTTCCATTGTAAACATCTATGGAATAGGAGAGGGTTTGAAAGGTGTAAAAGGAAATACCCACTGGTAGCAGGACTTCAAACAAGGGGGCTGAATAAGTGAGCCCCATTACATTCGCCAAACCTCCTACACTTTCACTAAAGAAATTGAAATACTTGAATGAAAATAGAATCGACAGATTGGAGACGAGGCTGATATAGAGAAATTTCTTTCTCTTCTCCTTAAGGACTTCCTGCCCCATTTTGATCCCCATAAAATAGTCTACCAGGGTAGACACTACGATCAGGAGGATATACTCCACCTTCCAGCTCATATAAAAGATATAGCTGGCTATCAGCAATAATAACCAGCGCCACTTATGAGGGGTCGTGAAATAGAGCAGAAATACTGCAGTAAAGAATACTACAAACTCGACGGAGTTAAATAGCATGTTCGGGCGTTTCTTTGTTCGGATTAAAGGTTCATCTTCTTCTCCGAAACTTCAATTGGAAAATGAAGGAATCCTGACAAAGCTATTTCTGCCAGGATTCCCGATATTTTTATTCTGTTATTACAAACTTTCTGATCTCCTGCTTGGCCCCATCGGCATAAATCCGCAAGAGGTAAGAGCCTGCACTTAGATTTGATAGGTCCATGCTAAGGATCTCTGTTTCCAGACTGATCGTATAAGAATTCTGAACGAGGATCCTTCCTCTTACATCCATGATTCCTACTTCAACGGTCTTTCTTG includes:
- a CDS encoding MBOAT family protein, with amino-acid sequence MLFNSVEFVVFFTAVFLLYFTTPHKWRWLLLLIASYIFYMSWKVEYILLIVVSTLVDYFMGIKMGQEVLKEKRKKFLYISLVSNLSILFSFKYFNFFSESVGGLANVMGLTYSAPLFEVLLPVGISFYTFQTLSYSIDVYNGKIDPEKHLGRFALFVSFFPQLVAGPIERSGNLLPQFREKKSFDYDRVMSGMRLAAWGLFKKVVIADRLAFFVNMIYNSPENFHGLSVALATFFFAFQIYCDFSGYSDIAIGVARMLGFDLMKNFERPYFSRSIGEFWRRWHISLSTWFRDYVYIPLGGNRVVKWRWYYNLFMTFLISGLWHGANWTFVIWGALHGFYLIVENFSKGYMKEKELSNPLPKIVKDAFSLSITFALVCFAWIFFRANSLSDALLLIQNLFVWVPGDIGWIFRPEHRFEIVLSFLAIGLLLTVQVFQEKRSMGTWISIQPLFVRWAVYVMLVSIILNFGEFNQQQFIYFQF